CACCGGGTGACGCGCGTCCATCACACTGGCGATACGGCGCTTGGCACACCCAAGACGGCATGAGGCCCGAGGGGGCTTGCCATCCAGGCCGTGCGTCGATCCTAGGGCCACCAGCGCGCAGCACGGGGCTCCTGGGGGGCGCCTGTGCGCCCCGGACGGGAGAAGTCCGGGGCGCACAGTGAGCCCCGGGTGTCGGAGGAACACACGGGCTCAACCGTGGACTCGGTTCCATCTGCTGTTGGCGGGAAAGAGGACCGTGTTGGCGGATCTGAGGGGGTGACGAGGTGGGACAGGGACGCCTGTCCGTCGGGATCTGGCGCGCTGAGCGCCGCCGCAGACCCCCGAGCGAGTCAGACCGCGAGGGCGTCGAGATAGCTGATGTCTCCCGGCGGGAGGCCGGCCAGGGCGAGGGGAGCCTGGCCGGGGTGCCGATACTTCCGCTTGCGTTCGCTCCGATCTTGAGCGGGCTCGAAGTTGTGGTGGATCGCCCAGAGCAAGGCCGCCCGCTCGAGGCGCTGCTCGGCGCCGTGATTCCGGCCATGGCTGGAGCGGAGGCGGAAGTCCCGCCAGAGCCACTCGGGGGAGGCGCGGCCCAGGCCCTGGTTGTAGCCGCAGCGGTAGTAGCGCGCCGCCTCAAGGTGCACGGCCACCAGGTCGGCGAGCGCCTGCCCGAGCTCATGCGCGGCCAGGCGGGCCAACGCTGCCTGGACCTCGGCCTCGGTCGTGGCGTCGTACACGCTGCGGACCAGGTCGATGAGCATCCGCCGCGTCTGTGTGGCCGCGCGCCGTGCCGCGGCCCCCGCCAGCTCCGTCGCCGCGACCGCCGTGGCCACCGCGGCCGTCAGCGCACCGCTCAGGCCGCGCCACAGATGGAACACGCACCGCTGATGACTGACCCACGGCAGCACCCGCCGCCGATAGCTCTCCAGCCCGGTCGCGCCATCGCTGGCGATCCCGCGTAGCTCGCTCAGCACCAGCCCGGCCTGCTCCGCGCGCATGAACAGCGTTGCCCAGGCCGCCGTCCCCTCCCCAGCCACCACCACCGGCGGCCAGACCACCCCGGTCACATTGTCCACCAGCGCCAGCACGACCCGCTTGGTTCCCCCACGCAGCCGCGCCCACAGCCCATCGGTCGCCATCTGGCCGGAGCTCTCGACGCCGACCAACTGCTCACGGACGGTCGCGGCGGCTGTGGCCCCCGCCTGATCCAGCCACCGCTCGACCGTGCTCGCACTCAGATGGCAGGCGTGCGCGTCCGCCGGCGCCGGGTCCAGCGGCCGCCAGACCTGCCACCGCTCCTGCTGCCCCAGCCACGACCGCAGCACCTCCGCCGTCCGACGCGTCGACGTCCCCAGGTGCTGCCAGTGGTCGATCGCGCTCCGCTTCACTTCGCGCGCGTACCACCCACCACGCACCAGCAGCGCCGACCCTTCCGAGTACGTCCGCTCACACCCACGGCACCGATGCCGCTGCACCCGCACCGCTGCCCGCCCGCTCAAGAACCACGGCC
The Actinomycetota bacterium genome window above contains:
- a CDS encoding transposase, which translates into the protein MNIVERGRAFLQGLRALAGRKVWEWRRCPHCGETQTCKWGSYTRRPWFLSGRAAVRVQRHRCRGCERTYSEGSALLVRGGWYAREVKRSAIDHWQHLGTSTRRTAEVLRSWLGQQERWQVWRPLDPAPADAHACHLSASTVERWLDQAGATAAATVREQLVGVESSGQMATDGLWARLRGGTKRVVLALVDNVTGVVWPPVVVAGEGTAAWATLFMRAEQAGLVLSELRGIASDGATGLESYRRRVLPWVSHQRCVFHLWRGLSGALTAAVATAVAATELAGAAARRAATQTRRMLIDLVRSVYDATTEAEVQAALARLAAHELGQALADLVAVHLEAARYYRCGYNQGLGRASPEWLWRDFRLRSSHGRNHGAEQRLERAALLWAIHHNFEPAQDRSERKRKYRHPGQAPLALAGLPPGDISYLDALAV